A stretch of the Actinomyces faecalis genome encodes the following:
- a CDS encoding LicD family protein yields the protein MSTPPSTASGNLRGVHVLVTRILGELDRVCRELGIQYAVYGGTAIGAVRHQGFIPWDDDADVLMTRADYERFLEQAPAVLAPQFRLDNTRTIAHFPFMFTKMVLPGTLMVPQFAKSSRYQMPMFVDILPVDNIPDDPAAFRAMSRRSWLWGRLLFLCGTPRPYLIGVSQPARMAIHTATTLTHWGMRALRVTPRFLQRRWDAAVRRYEHTPTARMADFTMRDPENWVVTHEELYPALDMPFEDITVKVPRAYDALLHRGYGDYMTLPDPEHQRNHEPFLIDLGPYAHWVDEAPGDGEGHK from the coding sequence ATGAGCACACCCCCCTCCACAGCGTCTGGCAACCTGCGCGGCGTGCATGTCCTCGTCACCCGGATCCTGGGGGAGCTCGACCGGGTGTGCCGAGAGCTAGGCATCCAGTATGCCGTCTACGGAGGCACCGCCATCGGGGCGGTACGCCATCAGGGCTTCATCCCCTGGGACGACGACGCTGACGTGCTGATGACCCGAGCAGACTACGAACGCTTCCTGGAGCAGGCCCCCGCCGTCCTGGCCCCGCAGTTCCGTCTGGACAACACCCGCACCATCGCGCACTTCCCGTTCATGTTCACCAAGATGGTCCTGCCAGGCACCCTCATGGTGCCTCAGTTCGCCAAGAGCTCGCGCTACCAGATGCCGATGTTCGTCGACATCCTGCCGGTGGACAATATCCCGGATGACCCCGCCGCCTTCAGGGCCATGAGCCGACGCAGCTGGCTGTGGGGGCGCCTGCTGTTCCTGTGCGGGACACCGCGCCCCTATCTCATCGGAGTCAGCCAGCCGGCCCGCATGGCCATCCATACTGCGACCACCCTGACCCATTGGGGGATGCGCGCCCTGCGTGTGACTCCACGCTTCCTCCAGCGCCGCTGGGATGCAGCGGTCAGGCGTTACGAGCACACTCCAACCGCTCGGATGGCGGATTTCACCATGCGTGACCCCGAGAACTGGGTAGTCACCCATGAGGAGCTCTACCCTGCCCTCGACATGCCCTTCGAGGACATCACCGTCAAGGTCCCCCGTGCCTACGACGCGCTCCTGCACCGCGGCTACGGCGACTACATGACGCTGCCCGACCCGGAGCACCAGCGCAACCATGAGCCCTTCCTTATCGACCTGGGCCCCTACGCCCACTGGGTCGATGAGGCTCCCGGGGACGGAGAGGGACACAAATGA
- a CDS encoding DUF2304 domain-containing protein: MAQIVVILVALVVIVLVLGLLRSRKLREKYAALWVVVGLAIVILALAPGLLGGLASLLGVQVPSNLLFALAIFLLLGVTLHLSLEISRLEDETRVLAENIAILNLVVTEAGLTDPLTPTRAHHADHTDRTEEGQPVRGPAPQSSRPEGAN, from the coding sequence ATGGCACAGATCGTCGTCATCCTGGTCGCCCTGGTCGTCATCGTCCTGGTACTCGGCCTGCTGCGTTCACGCAAGCTGCGAGAGAAGTACGCCGCGCTGTGGGTGGTCGTCGGGCTCGCCATCGTCATCCTGGCTCTCGCCCCAGGCCTCCTAGGCGGACTTGCCAGTCTTCTGGGCGTCCAGGTGCCGTCCAACCTCTTGTTCGCCCTCGCAATCTTCCTGCTCCTGGGTGTCACGCTGCACCTGTCCCTGGAGATCAGCCGCCTGGAGGACGAGACACGAGTCCTGGCGGAGAACATCGCCATCCTCAACCTCGTCGTCACCGAGGCCGGCCTCACCGATCCGCTGACCCCTACCCGCGCACATCACGCGGACCACACGGACCGCACCGAGGAGGGCCAGCCTGTCCGCGGCCCAGCACCGCAGTCATCAAGACCCGAGGGCGCCAACTAG
- a CDS encoding glycosyltransferase family 2 protein, giving the protein MSTTTPRTLVIMPAWNEEEAIGSTIRELHEVVPDYDLLVVNDGSTDRTATVARQAGALVLDLPYNMGVGGAMRAGYKFARRFDYDRAIQVDADGQHDPRDIDRVLAGLRSANISIGARFAEVGTYRTRGPRRWAMVVLAAIVGRLSRTRLTDVTSGFRAGDRTAIDQYCRYFPAEYLGDTIDSLVIAVRSGLSVTQVGVSMRPRQAGTPSNNPAKAAIYLFRSMFALFISLTRRPLKRDVSSPEGEM; this is encoded by the coding sequence ATGTCGACCACGACTCCCAGGACGTTGGTCATCATGCCAGCGTGGAACGAGGAGGAGGCGATCGGAAGTACCATCCGAGAGCTGCACGAGGTAGTTCCTGACTACGACCTGCTCGTGGTCAACGACGGCTCCACGGACCGTACTGCCACGGTCGCCCGCCAGGCCGGCGCGCTGGTCCTGGACCTGCCCTACAACATGGGCGTGGGCGGGGCGATGCGTGCGGGGTACAAGTTCGCCCGTCGCTTTGACTACGACCGTGCTATCCAGGTGGATGCTGACGGCCAGCACGACCCTCGCGACATCGACCGTGTCCTTGCAGGGCTCCGCAGCGCCAACATCTCGATCGGTGCACGCTTCGCCGAGGTGGGGACATACAGGACTCGCGGGCCACGACGCTGGGCCATGGTGGTGCTCGCAGCGATCGTCGGCAGGCTCAGCCGCACGCGCCTGACAGACGTCACCAGCGGCTTCAGGGCAGGAGACCGCACTGCGATCGATCAGTACTGCCGCTACTTCCCGGCAGAGTACCTGGGCGACACCATCGACTCCCTCGTCATCGCTGTCCGCTCGGGCCTCAGCGTGACACAGGTGGGGGTGTCGATGCGACCCCGCCAAGCCGGAACCCCTTCCAACAACCCGGCCAAGGCGGCGATCTACCTGTTCCGCTCGATGTTCGCGCTGTTCATCTCCCTGACACGCCGCCCGCTCAAGCGTGACGTCAGCAGCCCGGAAGGCGAGATGTAG